From the Pseudomonas baltica genome, one window contains:
- a CDS encoding IclR family transcriptional regulator → MSSDDAERSGIQVISRAASILRSLEDEPKGLSLGEIAKRIELPRSTVQRLVDALALEQLLEVRGAGGVRLGPALMRLAARSHLDITHRARAFLEALSHQTGETAVLTHANGLEMLILHSVVSHQELRVAPGSGTFLTVYASSAGKVVLASMSDDAVIEMLTGKMKQMTPMTRTLEQLLVELAAVRREGFAYDAGEHRTGVGSVSTSLPIDQGHYAVSVVGPTARIAEAHDSIKMALKECRQGILQVVF, encoded by the coding sequence ATGAGTTCCGATGATGCAGAGCGCAGTGGCATTCAAGTGATTTCGCGCGCGGCGTCTATCCTGCGCAGTCTTGAAGATGAGCCCAAGGGGCTGAGCCTGGGGGAGATAGCCAAGCGTATCGAGTTACCGCGTTCCACCGTACAACGGCTGGTCGATGCCCTGGCGCTCGAGCAGTTGCTCGAGGTGCGCGGCGCAGGCGGCGTGCGTCTTGGGCCTGCGCTGATGCGCCTGGCCGCGCGCAGCCACTTGGACATCACCCACCGCGCCCGGGCGTTCCTCGAGGCCCTGTCGCACCAGACCGGTGAAACCGCAGTGCTGACCCACGCCAATGGCCTGGAAATGTTGATCCTGCATTCAGTGGTGTCGCATCAGGAGCTGCGCGTGGCGCCTGGTTCGGGGACCTTCCTGACGGTCTATGCGTCGTCGGCAGGCAAGGTGGTGCTGGCATCGATGAGCGATGACGCGGTGATCGAGATGCTGACCGGCAAGATGAAACAGATGACACCCATGACGCGGACGCTGGAGCAATTGCTGGTCGAGCTCGCCGCAGTTCGCCGTGAGGGCTTCGCCTATGATGCGGGGGAGCACAGGACAGGGGTCGGTTCAGTGTCGACCAGCCTGCCGATCGATCAGGGCCACTATGCAGTTTCGGTCGTTGGCCCGACTGCTCGGATTGCCGAGGCCCATGACAGCATCAAGATGGCCTTGAAAGAGTGCCGTCAGGGGATCTTGCAAGTGGTCTTCTGA
- a CDS encoding MFS transporter, which produces MSPPPAPPAPAPFTWRLALGLVGVLIAALTSGINDRVTDIALIDLLGHFGLGHDQGTWISTAYAAAEVSAMLLAPWFAVTLSLRRFAIVVTLLFVTFGMLCPFAPNVASLVTLRVLQGLAGGALPPLLMTVALRFLPWHIKLYGLSAYALTATFGPNLALPLAALWTEGADWRLVFWEIVPAGLLGAALIAFGLPQDPVRFERFKQFDWRGALLGAGGLSMLIVALTQGERLDWLESPLIAWLLLGAAACVPLFVLNEWFHPLPIFKIQLLERRNFAYGVLTLMLFLFVGLAGTAIPTAYLTSVQGYRPLQSMPLALSIGLPQLLLAPLVATLINRNWVDARYVIATGLVLLTVACLGGAQLTDDWNRDNFYWLQAIHAVAQPMIVVPLLMLATGVIHPMEGPFASAMVNSMRGLASVLASVALENFITAREHFHSNVLLDQLGNRHSLVAPLLDSNTAQMAARVHRQALVLTYADAYMAVLVVIALLALVLLILPKRALPPQPPIPT; this is translated from the coding sequence ATGAGTCCGCCTCCTGCTCCACCCGCCCCTGCGCCTTTTACCTGGCGCCTGGCCCTTGGCCTTGTCGGGGTGCTGATCGCTGCCCTGACCTCAGGCATCAACGACCGCGTCACCGACATCGCGCTGATCGATCTGCTTGGACATTTCGGCCTGGGCCATGACCAAGGCACGTGGATCAGCACCGCCTACGCCGCCGCTGAAGTCTCGGCGATGCTGCTGGCACCATGGTTTGCGGTGACCTTGTCGCTGCGCCGCTTCGCTATCGTCGTCACCTTGCTGTTCGTCACTTTCGGCATGCTCTGCCCCTTTGCTCCCAACGTCGCCAGCCTGGTGACCTTGCGCGTGCTGCAGGGCCTCGCCGGCGGCGCGCTGCCGCCGCTGTTGATGACGGTGGCGCTGCGCTTTCTGCCTTGGCATATCAAACTGTACGGTTTGTCGGCCTATGCGCTCACCGCCACCTTCGGCCCCAACCTGGCGCTGCCCTTGGCCGCACTGTGGACCGAAGGCGCCGACTGGCGCCTGGTGTTCTGGGAGATCGTACCGGCCGGTTTGCTGGGCGCCGCGTTGATCGCCTTCGGTTTGCCCCAGGACCCGGTCCGCTTTGAACGCTTCAAGCAGTTCGACTGGCGCGGTGCGCTGCTCGGCGCCGGTGGTTTGAGCATGCTGATCGTTGCCCTGACGCAAGGCGAACGCCTCGATTGGCTGGAGTCACCGCTGATCGCCTGGCTGCTGCTGGGCGCCGCGGCGTGCGTGCCACTGTTTGTGCTGAACGAGTGGTTCCATCCGCTGCCGATCTTCAAGATCCAGCTGCTGGAACGGCGCAACTTCGCCTACGGCGTACTGACCCTGATGCTGTTTTTGTTCGTGGGCCTGGCCGGCACCGCCATTCCGACCGCCTACCTGACGAGCGTACAGGGCTATCGACCGCTGCAAAGCATGCCGCTGGCACTGAGCATCGGCTTGCCGCAATTATTGCTGGCGCCGCTGGTGGCGACCCTGATCAACCGCAACTGGGTCGACGCCCGCTACGTGATCGCCACCGGCCTGGTGCTGCTGACGGTCGCCTGCCTGGGCGGCGCGCAGTTGACCGATGACTGGAACCGCGACAATTTCTATTGGCTGCAGGCAATTCATGCGGTAGCGCAGCCCATGATCGTGGTGCCCTTGCTGATGCTGGCCACCGGCGTGATCCATCCGATGGAAGGACCGTTCGCCTCGGCCATGGTCAACAGCATGCGCGGCCTGGCCTCGGTACTGGCCAGCGTCGCCCTGGAAAACTTCATCACTGCCCGTGAACATTTTCATTCCAACGTGCTGCTCGACCAGCTCGGTAACCGTCACAGCCTGGTCGCACCGTTGCTGGACAGCAACACCGCACAAATGGCCGCCCGGGTGCATCGACAGGCCCTGGTGCTGACCTACGCCGACGCGTATATGGCCGTACTTGTAGTGATCGCCCTCCTGGCATTGGTGTTGTTGATCCTGCCCAAGCGCGCCCTTCCCCCGCAACCCCCGATTCCCACGTGA
- a CDS encoding HlyD family secretion protein — protein sequence MKHRTAVSLVSLAVVLCVGYGAFHLLRSDARQSTDDAYISADSVLIAPRIAGQLSEVAVEDNQRVKAGDLLARLDDGDYLAAQAAAAATLAGTRAELKNLDASIARQAAIIDQAAAATRASSASLKYAQANAQRYRNLSSSGAGTQQESQRSDAELQGAEAARDRDAAAQVAAARSLDVLKAQREVAQATVDHAQAALRQADLNVGYTRITAPQDGMIGQRSARAGAYVPVGTPLMAVVPLDQIYVVANFRETQLADMRANQTVSIHADSHPDQLFKGHLQSLSPATGLSFSAIAPDNATGNFTKIAQRIPVKIIFEPGQQHMDALRVGMSVVVDVDTREGQ from the coding sequence ATGAAACATAGAACCGCTGTCTCCCTGGTCAGCCTGGCCGTCGTCCTGTGCGTCGGCTATGGCGCCTTCCACCTGCTGCGCAGCGATGCCCGGCAAAGCACCGACGACGCCTATATCAGCGCCGACTCGGTATTGATTGCCCCGCGTATCGCCGGCCAGCTGAGCGAAGTGGCCGTCGAAGACAACCAGCGGGTCAAGGCCGGTGATCTGCTTGCACGCCTGGACGACGGCGATTACCTCGCAGCCCAGGCCGCTGCGGCGGCGACCCTGGCCGGGACCCGCGCCGAGCTGAAAAACCTCGACGCCAGCATTGCCCGTCAGGCCGCAATCATCGATCAGGCCGCGGCGGCCACCCGCGCCAGCAGCGCCTCACTCAAATACGCCCAGGCCAACGCCCAGCGTTATCGCAACCTGTCGAGCAGCGGTGCCGGCACCCAGCAGGAAAGCCAGCGCTCGGATGCCGAACTGCAAGGCGCCGAAGCCGCCCGTGATCGCGACGCTGCGGCGCAGGTAGCAGCGGCGCGCAGCCTGGATGTGCTCAAGGCCCAGCGCGAAGTGGCCCAGGCCACCGTCGATCACGCTCAGGCCGCACTGCGCCAGGCGGATCTGAACGTCGGCTACACGCGCATCACCGCGCCGCAGGACGGCATGATTGGCCAGCGCTCAGCGCGGGCGGGTGCCTACGTGCCGGTCGGCACGCCGCTCATGGCAGTGGTTCCGCTGGACCAGATCTACGTGGTGGCCAATTTCCGCGAAACCCAGCTGGCCGACATGCGCGCCAATCAAACCGTGAGCATCCATGCCGACAGCCATCCGGATCAGCTCTTCAAGGGCCATCTGCAAAGCCTGTCGCCTGCCACCGGTTTGAGCTTTTCGGCGATTGCCCCGGACAACGCCACGGGCAACTTCACCAAGATCGCTCAGCGCATTCCGGTAAAAATCATCTTCGAACCCGGTCAGCAGCATATGGATGCCCTGCGCGTGGGCATGTCGGTGGTGGTCGATGTCGACACTCGCGAGGGCCAGTGA
- a CDS encoding efflux transporter outer membrane subunit → MRRLALLLSVASLAACSVGPDFVKPTPALPSQWQADKAQAAPVDRQWWQLLGDPQLTALIERAAKANLDIRTASNRLDQSRNSRQISAAAQLPGVSGTGSYQRARNSGVGLNDPSFEDGKAPYELWNSTVDASWEVDLWGHVRRSLEAADAEIALTQAERDGVVLSITAQMADDYVRLRGVQARLDVARQNLEIARQNQTLTQTRFENGVTTNLDTANAAAAVETIQATLPMLEAEQARLINAMSFLLGAEPGALHAQLQTPKAIPHAAPDVPLGLPSELAQRRPDIQRAEAALHRATAAIGVAKADFYPRISLGASVGFQALDGSDLGSWNSRDWSYGPSLYLPIFQGGRLTGTLALREHQQQAAAIDYQRTVLAAWHEVDDARTDYAAEQQHYAALNRAVEQNQLALSTARQRYKEGAIDFINVLNVQRALLETQSALVGSATQAALDRVQLYRALGGGWPQALR, encoded by the coding sequence ATGCGTCGTCTTGCCCTGTTATTGAGTGTCGCCAGCCTCGCCGCGTGCAGCGTCGGGCCGGATTTCGTCAAGCCGACGCCCGCGCTGCCCAGCCAATGGCAGGCCGACAAGGCACAGGCCGCACCAGTGGATCGCCAGTGGTGGCAGCTGTTGGGCGATCCGCAGCTGACGGCGCTGATCGAGCGCGCGGCCAAGGCCAACCTCGATATTCGCACCGCCAGCAACCGCCTGGATCAGAGCCGCAACAGCCGCCAGATCAGCGCGGCGGCGCAGCTGCCAGGGGTGAGTGGCACGGGTAGCTATCAGCGGGCTCGCAACAGTGGGGTGGGCCTCAATGACCCGTCCTTCGAGGACGGCAAGGCGCCCTATGAACTGTGGAACAGCACCGTCGATGCCAGTTGGGAAGTCGATCTGTGGGGCCATGTGCGCCGCAGCCTGGAAGCCGCCGACGCCGAGATCGCCCTCACCCAGGCCGAGCGCGATGGCGTGGTGCTGAGCATTACCGCGCAGATGGCCGATGACTATGTGCGCCTGCGCGGTGTTCAGGCGCGCCTGGACGTGGCCCGGCAAAACCTCGAGATCGCCCGCCAGAACCAGACGCTAACCCAGACGCGCTTTGAAAACGGTGTGACCACCAACCTGGACACCGCCAACGCAGCGGCTGCGGTCGAAACCATCCAAGCGACGCTGCCGATGCTGGAGGCCGAACAAGCGCGCCTGATCAATGCCATGAGCTTCCTGCTGGGGGCCGAGCCCGGCGCCTTGCACGCCCAATTGCAGACCCCCAAGGCGATCCCCCATGCGGCGCCTGACGTGCCCCTGGGCCTGCCCTCGGAGCTGGCGCAGCGGCGCCCCGATATCCAGCGCGCCGAGGCGGCCCTGCACCGCGCCACAGCGGCCATCGGGGTGGCCAAGGCGGACTTCTATCCGCGCATCAGCCTGGGCGCCAGCGTCGGCTTTCAGGCGCTGGACGGCAGTGATCTGGGCAGCTGGAATTCCCGTGACTGGTCCTATGGACCCAGCCTGTATCTGCCGATCTTCCAGGGCGGCCGCCTGACCGGCACCCTGGCCTTGCGCGAGCATCAGCAGCAGGCCGCAGCGATCGATTACCAACGGACGGTCCTGGCCGCCTGGCATGAAGTGGACGACGCGCGCACCGACTACGCCGCCGAGCAGCAGCATTATGCGGCGTTGAATCGCGCGGTCGAGCAGAACCAGCTCGCACTGAGCACCGCTCGCCAGCGCTACAAGGAGGGCGCGATCGACTTTATCAACGTGCTGAATGTGCAACGGGCATTGCTGGAGACGCAAAGCGCACTGGTGGGCAGTGCGACCCAGGCGGCGCTGGATCGAGTGCAGTTGTACAGGGCGCTGGGTGGGGGCTGGCCGCAAGCGTTGCGCTGA
- a CDS encoding LacI family DNA-binding transcriptional regulator, translated as MTRIGTRTTGRPTLSEVAKLSGVSPITASRALRGVPTVAPELVAKVQQAAASLGYVANTAARALASAQSQSIVVLIPSLSNQLFIDTLEAIHQVMHGRGLEVLIGNFHYDVGAEENLIRNYLAYQPRGFLLTGFDRTEASRRMLAASGVPCVHMMELQAQSDAPCVGFSQQQAGQVAASYLLERGRRHIGYVAAQLDPRVMQRAEGFRQTLRDAGCYDPALEFMSPLPSSIGLGGEMFARVLREHPQVDGLFFCNDDLAHGAIYEASRQGVAVPQQVAMIGFNDLPASAHVVPRLTSIRTPRAAIGRHAAQKLLDLLDHKPGEPQVQDLGFELMVRES; from the coding sequence ATGACCCGAATCGGCACCCGTACCACCGGTCGTCCTACGCTCAGCGAGGTGGCCAAGCTCTCTGGCGTTTCGCCCATCACCGCTTCGCGCGCCTTGCGTGGCGTGCCTACTGTCGCGCCCGAGCTGGTGGCCAAGGTCCAGCAGGCCGCGGCCAGCCTGGGTTACGTGGCCAACACGGCGGCGCGCGCGCTGGCCAGCGCCCAGAGCCAATCGATCGTGGTGCTTATCCCGTCGCTGTCCAACCAGCTGTTCATCGATACCCTCGAAGCCATTCACCAGGTCATGCATGGCCGTGGCCTGGAAGTGCTGATCGGCAATTTCCACTACGATGTCGGCGCCGAGGAAAACCTCATCCGCAACTACCTGGCCTATCAGCCGCGCGGTTTTCTGCTGACCGGCTTCGATCGCACCGAGGCGTCGCGGCGCATGCTGGCGGCCAGCGGGGTGCCGTGTGTGCACATGATGGAGTTGCAGGCCCAGAGCGACGCGCCGTGCGTGGGGTTTTCCCAGCAACAGGCCGGGCAGGTGGCCGCCAGCTATCTGCTTGAGCGCGGGCGCCGGCATATCGGCTACGTCGCGGCGCAACTGGATCCCCGCGTGATGCAACGCGCCGAGGGCTTCCGGCAGACCCTGCGCGATGCCGGCTGTTATGACCCGGCACTGGAGTTCATGTCGCCGTTGCCATCGTCCATTGGCCTGGGCGGCGAGATGTTCGCCAGGGTGCTGCGCGAGCACCCGCAGGTCGATGGGCTGTTCTTTTGCAACGATGACCTGGCACACGGGGCGATCTATGAAGCCTCGCGTCAGGGCGTTGCGGTGCCGCAGCAGGTGGCGATGATCGGTTTCAACGATTTGCCGGCCTCGGCCCACGTGGTGCCGCGGTTGACCTCGATCCGTACGCCGCGCGCCGCCATTGGCCGGCACGCGGCGCAGAAGCTGCTGGACCTGCTGGATCACAAGCCCGGCGAGCCCCAGGTGCAGGACCTGGGGTTCGAGTTGATGGTGCGCGAGAGCTGA
- a CDS encoding gluconokinase, which translates to MVSPLSAIVVMGVSGCGKSSVGAEIAKVSGGHLIEGDSFHPAANIEKMSAGHPLDDTDRAGWLTKLGEELARCVKAGDRPILTCSALKKSYRKTLRDAVPNLGFVFLELTRSDAAYRVSHRPGHFMPASLIDSQFATLESPTGEPLTLTVDASVPIPDIAVQVDHWIDDLGAPTLTRTA; encoded by the coding sequence ATGGTTTCCCCTCTTTCCGCGATCGTGGTCATGGGCGTGTCAGGTTGCGGTAAAAGCAGCGTCGGCGCCGAAATTGCCAAAGTCAGCGGCGGTCACCTGATCGAAGGTGACAGCTTTCACCCTGCTGCCAATATCGAAAAAATGAGTGCTGGCCACCCGCTGGATGATACCGACCGTGCCGGTTGGCTCACCAAGCTGGGCGAAGAGCTCGCGCGCTGCGTCAAAGCCGGTGATCGCCCCATCCTGACCTGCTCGGCATTGAAGAAGTCCTACCGCAAGACACTGCGCGACGCGGTGCCCAACCTGGGTTTCGTGTTCCTCGAGCTGACGCGCAGCGATGCCGCCTACCGCGTGTCGCACCGCCCAGGCCATTTCATGCCCGCCAGCCTGATCGACAGCCAGTTCGCCACGCTCGAGTCACCGACAGGTGAACCCCTGACGCTGACCGTCGACGCGTCAGTGCCTATCCCCGACATCGCCGTGCAGGTCGACCACTGGATCGACGACCTCGGTGCACCGACCCTGACCCGTACGGCTTGA
- a CDS encoding GntP family permease, with the protein MFGLANDTYLLLDAMVTIIGLILLITWAKVHPFVALTIAAGFLGLTSGMPVAKVMKSFQDGFGGVLGFVGIVLALGTMLGKLMADSGGADQIAQTLIRKFGKQNIHWAMMFSAFLVGIPLFFEIGFVLLIPLVFIVARRSGVSLVKIGIPLLAGLSVVHGLVPPHPGPLLAIGVFGADIGKTILYGLIVALPTAIVAGPIYGNWISKRIPGNPSTELMDQIAKESTHENLPSFSITLITILLPVFLMLLKTFADIILPADHIFRQWMDFLGHPITALLAALLLAFYTFGSARGFSRQAIMKMLDQSLAPTAAIVLIVGAGGGFKQMLVDTGVGNIIGHMAVQAEISPILLAWLVAAVIRVATGSATVATITGAGIVAPVVGLIPGVNRELLVLATGAGSVILSHVNDAGFWLVKQYFNMTVAETFKTWSMMETILSVVGIILIMLLSLVV; encoded by the coding sequence ATGTTTGGATTAGCGAACGACACGTACCTGCTGCTGGATGCAATGGTGACCATTATTGGCCTGATCCTGCTGATCACCTGGGCCAAGGTTCACCCTTTCGTGGCCTTGACCATCGCCGCCGGCTTTTTGGGCCTGACCTCCGGCATGCCGGTGGCCAAGGTGATGAAATCCTTCCAGGACGGCTTCGGCGGCGTACTGGGCTTTGTCGGTATCGTGCTGGCGCTGGGCACCATGCTCGGCAAGCTGATGGCCGACTCGGGCGGCGCCGACCAGATCGCGCAAACCTTGATCCGCAAGTTCGGCAAGCAGAACATCCATTGGGCAATGATGTTCTCGGCGTTCCTGGTGGGTATCCCGCTGTTCTTCGAAATTGGCTTCGTGCTGCTGATCCCGCTGGTGTTCATCGTCGCGCGGCGCTCAGGCGTATCGCTGGTGAAAATCGGCATTCCGCTGCTCGCCGGCCTTTCCGTAGTCCACGGCCTGGTGCCGCCGCACCCGGGGCCGCTGCTGGCCATCGGGGTGTTCGGTGCCGACATTGGCAAGACCATCCTTTACGGCCTGATCGTCGCCCTGCCGACTGCCATCGTCGCCGGCCCGATCTACGGTAACTGGATTTCCAAGCGCATTCCGGGCAACCCGTCCACCGAACTGATGGACCAGATCGCCAAGGAATCGACCCACGAAAACCTGCCAAGCTTCAGCATCACTCTGATCACCATTCTGTTGCCGGTGTTCCTGATGCTGCTCAAGACCTTCGCCGATATCATCCTGCCGGCCGATCATATCTTCCGGCAGTGGATGGACTTTCTCGGTCACCCGATCACCGCGTTGTTGGCGGCGTTGCTGTTGGCCTTCTACACCTTTGGTTCGGCGCGCGGGTTCAGCCGTCAAGCAATCATGAAGATGCTCGACCAGAGCCTGGCGCCTACCGCAGCCATCGTGCTGATCGTGGGTGCGGGTGGCGGCTTCAAGCAGATGCTGGTGGACACCGGGGTCGGTAACATCATCGGCCACATGGCGGTGCAGGCCGAGATTTCGCCGATCCTGCTGGCGTGGCTGGTGGCTGCGGTGATTCGCGTGGCCACAGGTTCGGCGACCGTAGCGACCATCACGGGCGCCGGTATCGTCGCCCCGGTGGTTGGTTTGATCCCGGGCGTCAACCGCGAACTGCTGGTACTGGCGACCGGCGCTGGCTCGGTGATCCTCTCCCACGTCAACGATGCGGGTTTCTGGCTGGTCAAGCAGTACTTCAACATGACCGTGGCTGAAACGTTCAAGACCTGGAGCATGATGGAGACCATCCTCTCGGTGGTGGGCATCATCCTGATCATGCTGTTGTCGCTGGTGGTCTGA
- the ilvA gene encoding threonine ammonia-lyase, biosynthetic, protein MLAEYVKKTLAAPVYDVAVQTPLHAAPALSERLGNQVLLKREDLQPTFSFKIRGAYNKLAQLTAEQCAQGVVTASAGNHAQGVALAARELGIEAIIVMPTTTPSLKIEGVRSRGGQVVLKGDAFPQALAHALKLAEQGYTFVAPFDDADVIAGQGTVAMEILRQQPGALDAIFVPVGGGGLIAGIAAYVKYLRPEVKVIGVEPHDSNCLQMAMAAGERVVLPQVGSFADGVAVAQIGEHPFALCRHLVDEVITVSSDELCAAIKDIYDDTRSITEPSGALGVAGIKRYVARYGVTGQTLVAIDSGANVNFDRLRHVAERAEVGEQREAIIAVTIPERPGSFQRFCQALGKRQITEFNYRYHSDRAAHLFVGVQTHPQHDPRAQLLKSLGQQGFAVLDMTDDELAKAHLRHTVGGHALHNGEECLLRFEFAERPGALLTFLQALGERWNISLFHYRNHGSADARVLVALQVAPGARGQLLQALSQLGYRYWDESDNPAYRMFLS, encoded by the coding sequence CTGCTTGCCGAATACGTGAAAAAAACCCTCGCCGCGCCGGTCTATGACGTTGCCGTGCAAACGCCGCTGCATGCCGCCCCGGCGCTGTCCGAACGTCTGGGCAATCAGGTGCTGCTCAAGCGCGAAGACCTGCAGCCCACGTTCTCCTTCAAGATTCGCGGCGCCTACAACAAGTTGGCGCAACTGACCGCCGAGCAGTGCGCGCAGGGGGTGGTCACTGCGTCGGCCGGCAATCATGCCCAGGGCGTGGCGCTCGCGGCACGGGAGCTAGGTATCGAGGCGATCATCGTCATGCCCACCACCACGCCGTCGCTCAAGATCGAAGGCGTGCGTTCGCGCGGTGGCCAGGTGGTGCTCAAAGGCGATGCCTTCCCTCAGGCGTTGGCCCACGCGCTCAAACTGGCGGAACAGGGCTACACCTTTGTCGCGCCCTTCGATGACGCCGACGTGATTGCCGGCCAGGGCACCGTGGCCATGGAGATCCTGCGCCAGCAGCCTGGCGCGCTGGACGCGATCTTCGTGCCGGTGGGTGGCGGTGGCTTGATCGCGGGCATCGCCGCGTACGTCAAGTATCTGCGCCCGGAGGTCAAAGTGATCGGGGTCGAGCCCCATGATTCCAATTGCCTGCAGATGGCGATGGCGGCAGGGGAGCGGGTGGTGTTGCCCCAGGTCGGCAGCTTTGCCGATGGCGTGGCAGTGGCGCAGATCGGCGAGCACCCGTTCGCGCTGTGTCGGCATCTGGTGGATGAAGTGATCACGGTCAGCAGCGATGAACTGTGCGCGGCCATCAAGGACATCTATGACGATACCCGCTCGATCACCGAGCCGTCAGGCGCGCTGGGTGTGGCCGGCATCAAGCGTTATGTGGCGCGTTACGGGGTAACCGGCCAAACGCTGGTGGCCATCGATTCCGGCGCCAACGTCAATTTCGATCGCCTGCGGCATGTGGCCGAACGGGCCGAAGTGGGCGAACAGCGCGAGGCGATCATCGCCGTGACCATCCCCGAGCGCCCCGGCAGCTTCCAGCGCTTCTGCCAAGCGTTGGGCAAACGCCAGATCACCGAGTTCAATTACCGTTATCACAGTGATCGCGCCGCGCATCTGTTCGTCGGCGTGCAGACCCACCCGCAGCACGATCCCCGCGCGCAATTGCTCAAGAGCCTGGGCCAGCAGGGCTTTGCGGTGCTGGACATGACCGACGACGAGCTGGCCAAGGCGCACCTGCGCCATACGGTGGGTGGCCACGCCCTGCATAACGGTGAGGAGTGTTTGCTGCGCTTCGAATTCGCCGAGCGGCCGGGGGCTTTGCTGACGTTCTTGCAGGCATTGGGCGAGCGCTGGAATATCAGCCTGTTCCACTATCGCAATCATGGTTCGGCGGATGCGCGGGTGTTAGTGGCGTTACAGGTGGCGCCCGGGGCGCGGGGGCAATTGCTGCAGGCGCTGAGCCAACTGGGTTATCGCTATTGGGATGAGAGCGATAACCCGGCGTATCGGATGTTTCTCAGCTGA
- a CDS encoding LysE family translocator, with the protein MTLLLSMAAFALVSSITPGPVNLVALGSGARHGLRATLAHITGATAGFTLLLVLIGMGLYEVLIRWPLLTTGIRLAGVLYLLYLAWRLATDNGRLQAHGTSPRPTLLGGAAMQWLNPKAWLASLAGMGAFAADGDSGTVSRFALIYFVVCFVSIACWAVAGTYLQRHLDKAAGVRLFNRVMAVLLTLCAAGLLVE; encoded by the coding sequence ATGACTCTGTTGCTCTCGATGGCCGCCTTCGCGCTGGTCTCGTCCATCACCCCTGGCCCCGTCAATCTAGTCGCGCTCGGCAGCGGCGCTCGCCACGGCCTGCGCGCCACACTGGCGCATATCACCGGCGCCACGGCCGGGTTCACCTTGCTCTTGGTACTGATAGGTATGGGGCTGTACGAGGTACTCATCCGCTGGCCATTGTTGACCACCGGCATTCGCCTGGCCGGCGTGCTCTACCTGCTCTACCTGGCCTGGAGACTCGCCACTGACAACGGCCGGCTGCAGGCGCACGGCACCTCGCCGCGCCCCACCTTGCTCGGCGGCGCAGCCATGCAATGGCTCAACCCCAAGGCCTGGCTGGCCAGCTTGGCGGGCATGGGCGCCTTCGCCGCCGATGGCGACAGTGGTACGGTGAGCCGCTTTGCGTTGATCTACTTTGTGGTGTGCTTTGTCTCGATCGCCTGCTGGGCGGTGGCCGGCACCTACCTGCAGCGTCACCTCGACAAGGCGGCGGGTGTGCGCCTGTTCAATCGGGTGATGGCGGTGCTGCTGACGCTGTGTGCGGCGGGGTTGCTGGTGGAGTAG
- a CDS encoding AraC family transcriptional regulator, producing MSVFVPASLKAEAVSRFWRDPALPFIEARDVSDGRWISHALHAHESFSIGAVTAGQSTYLNGDLRCDIQAGTVVLMNPGAAHACNPLDDQPWAYHMLYVDTPWLAALQGRMGIGDGTHWVPLAPLLSSDRALFDGVVDLYACLVDAGCSHAEKERMAVEFFTVMLRTLAVVDDTMQDGSVRLQRVVDLIRARCTEALTLEQMSEVAGLSPSYLIRAFKQRYGMTPHAWLNDARLQHARRQLRDGVAIADAAQAAGFADQAHLQRLFKRSLATTPGHYRQGR from the coding sequence ATGTCCGTGTTCGTGCCTGCCTCGCTGAAAGCCGAGGCTGTTTCGCGTTTCTGGCGTGACCCGGCGCTGCCGTTTATCGAGGCGCGGGACGTCAGCGACGGCCGCTGGATCAGCCATGCCCTGCATGCCCACGAGAGTTTCTCGATTGGCGCGGTCACAGCCGGGCAGAGCACCTATCTCAATGGCGACCTGCGCTGCGACATCCAGGCGGGCACCGTGGTGTTGATGAACCCCGGCGCCGCGCATGCCTGTAATCCGCTCGACGACCAGCCCTGGGCGTATCACATGCTCTACGTCGATACCCCTTGGCTGGCGGCATTGCAGGGGCGCATGGGCATAGGCGACGGCACGCACTGGGTGCCGCTGGCGCCATTGCTGTCCAGCGATCGGGCTTTGTTCGATGGGGTAGTCGACCTGTACGCCTGCCTGGTCGACGCCGGCTGCAGCCATGCCGAGAAGGAGCGCATGGCGGTGGAATTCTTTACCGTCATGCTGCGCACGCTTGCCGTGGTGGATGACACGATGCAAGACGGTAGTGTGCGGTTGCAGCGAGTAGTCGACTTGATTCGCGCGCGGTGCACCGAGGCATTGACCCTGGAGCAGATGAGCGAGGTGGCGGGGCTGTCGCCGTCGTACCTGATTCGCGCCTTCAAGCAACGCTACGGCATGACGCCCCATGCCTGGCTCAACGATGCACGCCTGCAGCACGCGCGCCGGCAGTTGCGCGATGGCGTGGCGATTGCCGACGCGGCGCAGGCTGCGGGGTTTGCCGACCAGGCGCACTTGCAGCGGCTATTCAAGCGCAGCCTGGCGACAACACCTGGGCATTATCGGCAGGGACGGTGA